A stretch of Lachancea thermotolerans CBS 6340 chromosome D complete sequence DNA encodes these proteins:
- a CDS encoding KLTH0D18194p (some similarities with uniprot|P32768 Saccharomyces cerevisiae YAR050W FLO1 Lectin-like protein involved in flocculation) has translation MSLAFITKLLVVAGVIFASTDDGSLNANRVCLPSGDSTPGFRARFYSYQYLDNNSSYNEDYLMYRYQSESTLLNTKLGITEPSFTIMHEENGVAEGELYGEQITITNFTLELVGYYKAPQSGTYTISVNQVDDGLSLMFGKGAFQCCSSENLDQNTNDVAIRSFFSQEKKEAKFSLQEGLYYPMRVVFSNKERTAIMDLSMTLPDGTTITSFEDVSFFPGDDESGKNCEAITVTESTTYTPWTGSETVTFSTETTTFTGSDGVPTTETIYYVETPTAATESTTYTPWTGTETSTFSTETTTFTGSDGVPTTETIYYVETPTVGTESTTYTPWTGTETSTFSTETTTFTGSDGVPTTETIYYVETPTAATESTTYTPWTGSETVTFSTGTTTFTGSDGVPTTGTIYYVETPTAPVNTPTSGKPLYPSSSAPVSETYFSVVSSAPSPSSPVSEISSTPVSSVPSSSAPVSETSSTPVSSAPSSSAPVSETSSTPVSSVPSSSALVSEYSSTPVSSAPSSSAPISSVPHSYPYYHNTTTAAGIGSTSYPVSLSSTPATSDSVPATSGSTPATSGTPATSGSVPATSETIPATSGSAPATSETTPATSGTPATSGSVPATSETIPATSETTPATSETTPATSETTPATSGTPATSGSVPATSETTPATSGSVPATSETTPATSGSVPATSETTPATSGSVPATSGSVPATSGSVPATSETTPATSETTPATSETTPATSGTPATSGSVPATSETTPATSGSVPATSETTPATSGSVPATSETTPATSGSVPATSETTLATSETTPATSGSVSATSGSVPATSETTPATSGSVPATSGSVPATSETTPATSGSVPATSGSVPATSGSVPATSGSVPATSETTPATSETTPATSGTPATSGSVPATSETTPATSGSVPATSGSVPATSETTPATSGTPATSETTPATSGTPATSGSVSATSGSIPTTSTCQTIVISAVSGTTTIFTTTCPESTLPTTTGPAQTESVVTVTESGTVTSYTTTCPITEVEPTTTGPDNAKTVVVSSASGTVTSYTTTLPVSESQPATSAPASSESVVVSSASGTPVTESIVTDTVSGTTTIYTTTCPVSSAVETTSPGPANSEIVTTSTISGTETVYTTTAPLSSAQKTEAASPSGSQTKSVESSPAYSGSYTTPGASGSYVTQTPSSSLEVQSSSSVAAVSTTAGVSTFEGAANKLRAGLLLAIPLALL, from the coding sequence ATGTCACTTGCTTTCATAACAAAGCTACTCGTCGTAGCGGGAGTAATTTTCGCATCCACTGACGACGGAAGTCTCAATGCTAACCGAGTGTGCCTACCAAGCGGAGACAGCACCCCTGGCTTTCGTGCCAGATTCTACTCTTACCAATACCTCGACAACAATTCGTCGTACAATGAAGACTATCTAATGTACCGCTACCAGTCAGAATCTACCCTTCTCAATACTAAGCTTGGTATCACTGAACCATCTTTCACAATAATGCACGAAGAAAACGGAGTTGCTGAAGGGGAGTTATACGGAGAACAGATCACAATCACAAACTTTACTCTGGAACTAGTTGGTTATTATAAAGCCCCTCAAAGTGGTACATATACTATATCTGTGAACCAAGTTGATGATGGTTTGTCTTTGATGTTTGGAAAAGGTGCTTTTCAGTGCTGCTCATCAGAAAACCTTGACCAAAATACAAATGACGTTGCCATTCGCTCGTTCTTCTCtcaggaaaagaaggaagctaAATTCAGTCTCCAGGAGGGGCTGTACTACCCAATGCGTGTCGTGTTCTCCAACAAAGAACGTACTGCTATAATGGATCTTTCCATGACCCTACCTGACGGCACTACTATAACTTCCTTTGAAGATGTGTCGTTCTTTCCAGGGGACGACGAGTCTGGCAAAAATTGTGAAGCCATCACTGTcactgagtctactacctacacGCCATGGACcggctccgagactgtgactttctccaccgagactaccaccttcactggatctgacggtgtcccaaccactgagaccatctactacgtcgagaccccaaCTGCTGCCACTGAGTCCACCACCTACACTCCATGGACCGGTACTGAGACCTCtactttctccaccgagaccaCCACGttcaccggatctgacggcgtcccaaccactgagacgatctactacgtcgagaccccaactgttggcactgagtccACCACCTACACTCCATGGACCGGTACTGAGACCTCtactttctccaccgagaccaCCACgttcactggatctgacggcgtcccaaccactgagacgatctactacgtcgagaccccaaCTGCTGCcactgagtctactacctacacGCCATGGACcggctccgagactgtgactttctctaccGGAACTACCACgttcactggatctgacggcgtcccaaccactgggaccatctactacgttgagactccaactgCACCAGTAAACACCCCAACCTCTGGAAAACCTCTTTACccaagctccagcgctcCAGTTTCCGAGACTTACTTTTCTGTAGtgtcttctgctccaagtcCCAGCTCTCCAGTCTCTGAGATCTCCTCGACTCCAGTGTCTTCTgttccaagctcaagcgCTCCAGTCTCTGAGACCTCCTCGACACCAGtgtcttctgctccaagctccagcgctcCAGTCTCTGAGACCTCCTCGACTCCAGTGTCTTCTgttccaagctcaagcgCTTTAGTCTCCGAATACTCTTCGACTCCAGtgtcttctgctccaagctccagcgctcCAATTTCCTCTGTTCCGCATAGTTATCCATACTACCACAACACTACCACTGCTGCTGGTATTGGATCCACCTCTTACCcagtttctttgagctctaccccagctacttctgacTCtgtcccagctacttctggctctaccccagctacctccggtaccccagctacctctggttccgtcccagctacttctgagactatcccagctacttctggctctgccccagctacttctgagactaccccagctacctccggtaccccagctacctctggttccgtcccagctacttctgagactatcccagctacttctgagaccaccccagctacttctgagaccaccccagctacttctgagactaccccagctacctccggtaccccagctacttctggctccgttccagctacttctgagactaccccagctacttctggttccgtcccagctacttctgagactaccccagctacttctggttccgtcccagctacttctgagactaccccagctacctctggttccgtcccagctacctctggttccgtcccagctacctctggttccgtcccagctacttctgagaccaccccagctacttctgagaccaccccagctacttctgagactaccccagctacctccggtaccccagctacttctggctccgttccagctacttctgagactaccccagctacttctggttccgtcccagctacttctgagactaccccagctacttctggttccgtcccagctacttctgagactaccccagctacttctggttccgtcccagctacttctgagactaccctagctacttctgagactaccccagctacctctggttccgtctcagctacttctggttccgtcccagctacttctgagactaccccagctacctctggttccgtcccagctacttctggttccgtcccagctacttctgagactaccccagctacctctggttccgtcccagctacctctggttccgtcccagctacctctggttccgtcccagctacctctggttccgtcccagctacttctgagaccaccccagctacttctgagactaccccagctacctccggtaccccagctacttctggctccgttccagctacttctgagactaccccagctacctctggttccgtcccagctacttctggttccgtcccagctacttctgagactaccccagctacctccggtaccccagctacttctgagactaccccagctacctccggtaccccagctacttctggctccGTTTCAGCTACCTCTGGCTCTATCCCAACTACTTCTACTTGTCAAACCATTGTTATAAGCGCTGTTTCTGGAACGACTACCATTTTCACCACAACTTGTCCTGAAAGCACTTTGCCAACTACAACTGGGCCTGCACAGACTGAGTCAGTGGTCACTGTTACTGAATCTGGCACCGTTACCTCTTACACCACTACCTGCCCTATCACCGAAGTCGAGCCAACTACCACTGGCCCTGATAATGCCAAGACTGTTGTTGTCTCCTCCGCTTCCGGCACTGTGACTTCTTACACCACCACCTTGCCAGTCAGCGAATCTCAGCCTGCTACTAGTGCTCCAGCTAGCTCCGAGTCTGTTGTTGTCTCCTCCGCTTCCGGCACACCTGTCACTGAGTCTATCGTGACCGACACCGTATCGGGCACAACAACCATCTACACCACTACATGCCCAGTGAGCTCTGCTGTCGAAACAACCTCTCCTGGCCCAGCTAACTCTGAGATTGTTACTACCAGCACCATCTCTGGTACTGAGACTGTCTACACCACCACAGCTCCATTGAGCTCTGCTCAAAAGACTGAGGCTGCTTCTCCATCGGGTTCGCAAACAAAATCTGTTGaatcttctccagcttACAGCGGTTCTTACACTACCCCAGGCGCTTCTGGTTCATACGTCACCCAAActccatcttcttctcttgaggtgcagtcttcttcctccgtCGCTGCCGTCTCTACTACGGCTGGCGTCTCTACCTTCGAGGGTGCTGCCAACAAGCTAAGAGCTGGTCTTCTTTTGGCTATCCCACTAGCCCTGTTGTGA